The Tepidibacter aestuarii genome contains a region encoding:
- the grdA gene encoding glycine/sarcosine/betaine reductase complex selenoprotein A, which translates to MGFYDGKKVIVIGDRDGIPGPAMEECLKGTGAEVVFSSTECFVUTAAGAMDLENQQRVKDLTEKHGAENIVVLLGAAEAEAAGLAAETVTAGDPTFAGPLAGVELGLRAYHAVEDKFKGEVDESVYEDQIGMMEMVLEVDEIVEEMKNIRDEFCKFND; encoded by the coding sequence ATGGGATTTTATGATGGAAAAAAAGTCATCGTAATTGGTGACAGAGATGGAATACCTGGTCCTGCTATGGAAGAGTGTCTAAAAGGTACTGGAGCAGAGGTTGTATTCTCATCTACTGAGTGTTTTGTCTGAACTGCTGCAGGAGCGATGGATCTAGAGAACCAACAACGTGTTAAGGATTTAACTGAGAAGCATGGAGCTGAAAACATTGTTGTTCTTTTAGGTGCCGCTGAAGCTGAAGCTGCTGGTCTAGCAGCTGAGACAGTAACTGCAGGAGATCCAACTTTTGCAGGACCACTTGCAGGAGTAGAACTTGGACTTAGAGCATATCACGCTGTAGAAGATAAATTCAAAGGCGAAGTTGATGAGTCTGTATATGAGGACCAAATCGGTATGATGGAAATGGTTCTTGAAGTAGATGAAATAGTTGAAGAAATGAAAAATATAAGAGATGAATTCTGTAAATTTAATGACTAA
- the grdH gene encoding betaine reductase selenoprotein B, with the protein MKKAILYVNQFFGQVGGEDKADFVPELREGLVGPAMELNKQLDAEVTHTIICGDNFMGSNEEEAVKMILGFLEDKEFDIFVAGPAFQAGRYGNACGVIAKIVKEKFNVPVISSMHIENPGVEMFKKDVVIFPGGKSAAAMRKDIKKIATYGNKILNGEKLGTAEEEGYFVRGIRHQTWLEDAKPASERVVEMLLKKVNGEEFVTELPIPKLDRVEIAAPLKDLSTATIAYATTGGIVPVDNPDRIQSASATRWGRYSIEGMDRLESGVFKTIHAGFDPAAADADPNVIVPIDSLREYEKQGVIGKLHEYFYTTVGTGTTQAEAARMGKEMVEYFKKEGVDAVVLSSTUGTCTRCGATIVKEIERAGFPIVQMANLIPVAKTVGANKMVPTISIPYPLGDPSTTKEEQWKLRHHRVGVALEALTDDAKDQTVYKVKI; encoded by the coding sequence ATGAAAAAAGCAATACTTTATGTAAACCAATTTTTCGGACAAGTTGGTGGAGAAGATAAGGCTGATTTTGTTCCTGAACTTAGAGAGGGCTTAGTAGGACCTGCTATGGAACTTAATAAGCAGTTAGACGCAGAGGTTACTCATACAATTATATGTGGAGACAACTTCATGGGTTCTAATGAAGAAGAAGCAGTAAAAATGATTTTAGGATTCTTAGAAGATAAAGAATTTGATATATTTGTTGCAGGACCTGCATTCCAAGCTGGTAGATATGGAAATGCTTGTGGAGTTATAGCTAAAATAGTAAAAGAGAAATTCAATGTTCCAGTTATATCTTCTATGCATATAGAAAACCCTGGAGTTGAAATGTTCAAGAAAGATGTAGTAATTTTCCCAGGCGGAAAAAGTGCTGCAGCTATGAGAAAAGATATAAAGAAAATAGCTACTTATGGAAATAAGATATTAAATGGAGAAAAATTAGGAACAGCTGAAGAAGAAGGATACTTCGTAAGAGGAATCAGACATCAAACTTGGTTAGAAGATGCAAAGCCAGCTTCTGAGCGTGTTGTTGAAATGCTTCTTAAAAAAGTAAACGGAGAAGAGTTCGTAACTGAGCTTCCTATTCCTAAATTAGATAGAGTTGAAATTGCAGCTCCTTTAAAGGATTTATCAACAGCTACTATAGCTTACGCAACTACTGGTGGTATAGTTCCAGTTGACAATCCAGACAGAATACAATCTGCTTCTGCAACTAGATGGGGTAGATACAGTATAGAAGGAATGGATAGATTAGAAAGTGGAGTATTCAAAACAATACATGCAGGATTTGACCCAGCTGCTGCTGATGCTGATCCTAATGTTATAGTTCCTATAGATTCTTTAAGAGAGTACGAAAAGCAAGGAGTAATAGGAAAACTTCACGAATACTTCTATACAACAGTTGGAACAGGAACTACTCAAGCAGAAGCTGCTAGAATGGGTAAAGAAATGGTTGAATACTTCAAAAAAGAAGGCGTAGATGCAGTTGTATTATCTTCTACGTGAGGTACTTGTACTCGTTGCGGTGCAACGATAGTTAAAGAAATTGAAAGAGCTGGATTCCCTATAGTTCAAATGGCTAACTTAATACCAGTTGCTAAGACTGTAGGAGCTAACAAAATGGTTCCAACTATTTCAATACCATATCCATTAGGAGACCCTTCTACAACTAAAGAAGAACAGTGGAAGTTAAGACATCATAGAGTTGGAGTAGCACTTGAGGCTTTAACTGATGATGCTAAGGATCAAACAGTTTATAAGGTTAAAATATAA
- the trxA gene encoding thioredoxin TrxA yields the protein MLALDKKTFEEEVLNSTGCMLVDFWSESCEPCKALMPTVVELSEKYGEQLKFAKLDTSKARRVAIKQKVLGLPTIAIYKDGEKVEELTKDDATAENIEAMIKKYV from the coding sequence GTGTTAGCTTTAGATAAAAAAACATTTGAAGAAGAAGTTTTAAATAGCACAGGATGCATGTTAGTAGACTTTTGGAGCGAAAGCTGCGAGCCTTGTAAAGCTCTTATGCCGACTGTTGTTGAGTTATCAGAAAAATATGGCGAGCAATTAAAATTTGCTAAGCTTGATACTTCAAAGGCTAGAAGAGTTGCTATAAAGCAAAAAGTTTTAGGACTTCCTACTATAGCTATCTATAAAGATGGAGAAAAAGTTGAAGAGTTAACTAAGGATGATGCAACAGCTGAAAATATAGAAGCAATGATTAAGAAATACGTATAA